One Amblyomma americanum isolate KBUSLIRL-KWMA chromosome 8, ASM5285725v1, whole genome shotgun sequence DNA window includes the following coding sequences:
- the LOC144100490 gene encoding uncharacterized protein LOC144100490 → MEVHSSRGCEAGLHSNPTQGGLTAGMVGALLGTVHRCQPHPGTEGNALGLLNILLRQSSPGDRRGFFVVMEAVVGGTKYPRCTPAPGSGQERREHRHSLLRRSSQLSSNNMSAPIHAVAPKERANGLDTVPVQQAANLTLQPTHR, encoded by the exons ATGGAAGTGCATTCTTCACGTGGGTGCGAGGCGGGACTTCACAGCAACCCAACTCAAGGCGGGCTTACAGCGGGGATGG TCGGCGCTCTTCTGGGCACCGTGCATCGATGCCAACCTCATCCCGGGACCGAAGGCAATGCCTTGGGCCTGCTGAACATCCTCCTCAGGCAGAG CAGCCCAGGCGACCGGCGCGGCTTTTTCGTCGTCATGGAAGCAGTCGTCGGAGGTACCAAGTACCCCAGGTGTACTCCGGCACCTGGTTCTGGCCAGGAGAGGCGTGAACACCGACACAGCTTGTTGCGTCGCTCGAGCCAGCTGAGTTCGAATAACATGTCCGCGCCTATACATGCTGTTGCGCCGAAGGAAAGAGCGAATG GGCTTGACACCGTGCCCGTTCAGCAGGCAGCCAACCTGACCTTACAACCAACCCACCGCTAG